A DNA window from Helianthus annuus cultivar XRQ/B chromosome 15, HanXRQr2.0-SUNRISE, whole genome shotgun sequence contains the following coding sequences:
- the LOC110911114 gene encoding salicylic acid-binding protein 2: MLHTTNKQTHFVLVHGACHGAWCWFKLKPLLEAAGQRVSAFDLAASGINTKVIQEVATLSDYTKPLLEFMATIPPDEKVVLVGHSLGGMNIALAMEKFPEKVSVAVFVAAFMPDSDHKPSYVLDHYNEVTPAESWLDIELMPYNAETESEISLLFGPKFLSSNLYQLCSDEDRELAKALMRPSSLFSKDLKTNAEIFTKRGFGSIRRVYVVCDEDNTIKKGFQQWMIDNNPVDEVKELKHVDHMPMLCDPKQLSVCLLNIVDQYA; encoded by the exons ATGTTACACACCACCAATAAACAAACCCACTTCGTCCTGGTACATGGTGCATGCCATGGAGCCTGGTGCTGGTTCAAGCTCAAACCCCTTCTAGAAGCCGCCGGCCAACGCGTATCCGCCTTTGATCTCGCCGCCTCGGGTATCAATACCAAAGTGATACAAGAAGTGGCTACACTTTCTGATTACACAAAGCCATTGCTGGAGTTCATGGCCACCATTCCGCCTGACGAGAAGGTTGTGCTGGTGGGTCATAGCCTCGGTGGCATGAACATCGCCCTTGCCATGGAAAAGTTCCCCGAAAAAGTCTCCGTCGCGGTGTTTGTCGCCGCCTTCATGCCGGATTCCGACCATAAGCCTTCTTATGTTTTAGACCAT TATAATGAAGTCACTCCAGCAGAATCTTGGTTGGATATAGAGCTCATGCCATACAACGCTGAAACTGAGTCTGAAATTTCGTTGTTGTTTGGCCCTAAGTTTCTGTCCTCCAATCTCTATCAACTTTGCTCTGATGAG GATCGTGAATTAGCGAAAGCATTGATGAGGCCTTCGtcattattttcaaaagatttaaagacAAACgcagaaatatttacaaaaaggGGATTTGGTTCTATAAGACGGGTATATGTCGTTTGCGACGAAGATAACACCATCAAGAAAGGATTTCAGCAATGGATGATTGATAATAATCCTGTTGATGAGGTGAAAGAATTGAAACATGTTGATCATATGCCAATGTTATGTGACCCGAAGCAACTCAGTGTTTGCCTTCTTAATATAGTCGATCAATATGCTTAG